In Variovorax paradoxus, a single genomic region encodes these proteins:
- a CDS encoding PLP-dependent aminotransferase family protein, with protein sequence MTTIADSLADAIARQIASGAYKAGDKLPSLRELAQLHRYAKNTVVAAFELLVSRGLVEPRRGSGYFVLPQQQAARPVEEDAGSLGRAMDIVWLMREQLKTQPDAIAVGDGFPPVEWLADVRLDKYHPKVVRTGLGALFRYGSRFGYAPLRDHLVRKLADFGIGAEPRQIVLTHGANEAMDIVIRYFVPPGGKVLVDDPGYYPLFGKLKLAGAQMLAVPRLADGPDLDVLEQLLIAERPRLFFTQSLAHNPTGSDISPAKAFRVLQLAQKYDLLIVENDPLADFKPTALPRLSALDQLERTIYIGSFSKSFSAALRVGFIACGPDLASDLADLKALIHVSSSEYSERTVDVILSEGHYQRHLNRLQNRLGEATRNALKLFDAVDAEVFARSPQSLYIWAALPGVDDSLAFARELLPRKIVMAPGRIFSVDSTRVSRWSRFNVGAMADPRFAKALRTALRRRGA encoded by the coding sequence ATGACCACCATTGCCGATTCGCTCGCCGATGCCATCGCGCGCCAGATCGCCAGCGGCGCCTACAAGGCCGGCGACAAGCTGCCTTCCTTGCGCGAGCTCGCGCAGCTGCACCGCTATGCCAAGAACACCGTTGTCGCCGCCTTCGAGCTGCTGGTGTCGCGCGGGCTGGTCGAGCCGCGCCGCGGCTCGGGCTACTTCGTGCTGCCGCAGCAGCAGGCGGCCAGGCCGGTGGAAGAAGACGCCGGCAGCCTCGGCCGCGCCATGGACATCGTGTGGCTCATGCGCGAGCAGCTCAAGACGCAGCCCGACGCCATCGCCGTGGGCGACGGCTTTCCGCCGGTCGAATGGCTGGCCGACGTGCGGCTGGACAAATACCACCCGAAGGTCGTGCGCACCGGGCTCGGCGCGCTGTTCCGCTACGGCAGCCGCTTCGGCTATGCGCCGCTGCGCGACCACCTCGTGCGCAAGCTCGCCGACTTCGGCATCGGCGCCGAGCCCAGGCAGATCGTGCTGACGCATGGCGCCAACGAGGCGATGGACATCGTGATTCGCTACTTCGTGCCGCCCGGCGGAAAGGTGCTGGTGGACGACCCCGGCTACTACCCGCTGTTCGGCAAGCTCAAGCTCGCGGGCGCCCAGATGCTGGCCGTGCCGCGCCTGGCCGACGGCCCCGACCTCGACGTGCTGGAGCAGCTGCTCATTGCCGAGCGGCCGCGCCTGTTCTTCACGCAGTCGCTGGCGCACAACCCCACGGGCTCCGACATCTCGCCGGCCAAGGCGTTTCGCGTGCTGCAGCTGGCGCAGAAGTACGACCTGCTGATCGTCGAGAACGACCCGCTGGCCGACTTCAAGCCCACGGCCCTGCCGAGGCTCTCGGCGCTGGACCAGCTGGAACGCACCATCTACATCGGCAGCTTCTCGAAGTCGTTCTCGGCGGCGCTGCGCGTGGGCTTCATCGCCTGCGGGCCGGACCTTGCCAGCGACCTCGCGGACCTGAAGGCGCTGATCCACGTGAGCAGCTCGGAGTACAGCGAGCGCACGGTCGACGTGATCCTCAGCGAGGGCCACTACCAGCGGCACCTGAACCGCCTGCAGAACCGGCTGGGCGAAGCCACGCGCAACGCACTCAAGCTGTTCGACGCGGTGGACGCCGAGGTTTTCGCGCGCAGCCCGCAGTCGCTCTACATCTGGGCCGCGCTGCCCGGCGTCGACGATTCGCTGGCCTTTGCCCGCGAGTTGCTGCCGCGCAAGATCGTGATGGCGCCGGGGCGCATCTTCAGCGTCGATTCGACCCGGGTGTCGCGCTGGTCGCGCTTCAACGTGGGGGCCATGGCCGACCCGCGCTTCGCGAAGGCGCTGCGCACCGCGCTGCGGCGGCGCGGTGCGTGA
- a CDS encoding class I adenylate-forming enzyme family protein has translation MHSPPATASPARGPTYLELIRRGALQHGQRTAIVFGDSSLTFTEVDQLSSRIAHALHAAGATPHTRVALLLNNGLHSVPLDFACVKAGINRVPLNSRLSLAEHARMVAETGSTHLVFGPDLAERAAALREAVPALVCMGMGAALEGAADLLAQAGAHPAQAPAFTPSHDDVVLTLFTSGTTGTLKAAQHTQASYAAICRNVLLNLLPAAPDDAMLHAASLIHASGVFVLPFWLRGARTVILPGFEPGLFLRTLQAERITAINLVPTMLQMLFEHPGIATTDVAALRYVIYGASPMPRPVIQRAMAAWGRHRFWQYYGQTEVPLCLAVLRPEDHTDDLLDACGQPAIDIEMRLLDEAGNEAPHGTPGEIAVRAPSAVTGYYNAAGLNAETFTADGWVRTRDVGVFDERGFLHLKDRTSDMIISGGYNVYPREVENALSSHPAVRECAVIGLPHEKWVEIVTAVVVLRAGQQANEAELVAHVAGQLASYKKPQRVIFADEIPKTAVGKLNRKQLRERHRD, from the coding sequence TTGCATTCCCCACCAGCGACCGCCTCGCCGGCCCGTGGCCCGACCTACCTCGAACTGATCCGCCGCGGCGCGCTGCAGCACGGCCAGCGCACCGCCATCGTCTTCGGCGACAGCAGCCTCACGTTCACCGAGGTCGACCAGCTGAGCAGCAGGATCGCGCACGCGCTGCACGCCGCCGGCGCAACGCCGCACACGCGCGTGGCGCTGCTGCTGAACAACGGCCTGCACAGCGTTCCGCTGGACTTCGCCTGCGTGAAGGCCGGCATCAACCGCGTGCCGCTGAACTCGCGGCTGTCGCTGGCCGAGCATGCGCGCATGGTGGCGGAAACAGGCAGCACGCACCTGGTGTTCGGCCCCGACCTGGCCGAGCGCGCGGCCGCGCTGCGCGAAGCGGTGCCGGCGCTGGTCTGCATGGGCATGGGCGCGGCGCTCGAAGGCGCGGCCGACCTGCTGGCGCAAGCCGGCGCGCACCCGGCGCAGGCGCCCGCCTTCACGCCTTCGCACGACGACGTGGTGCTCACGCTCTTCACCTCGGGCACCACCGGCACGCTGAAGGCGGCGCAGCACACGCAGGCCTCGTATGCGGCCATCTGCCGCAACGTGCTGCTCAACCTGCTGCCCGCCGCGCCCGACGACGCGATGCTGCACGCGGCCTCGCTGATTCACGCGAGCGGCGTGTTCGTACTGCCCTTCTGGCTGCGCGGCGCGCGCACGGTGATATTGCCGGGCTTCGAGCCGGGCCTGTTCCTGCGCACGCTGCAGGCCGAGCGCATCACCGCCATCAACCTGGTGCCCACGATGCTGCAGATGCTGTTCGAGCATCCCGGCATCGCCACCACCGACGTGGCCGCGCTGCGCTACGTGATCTACGGCGCGTCGCCGATGCCGCGCCCCGTGATCCAGCGCGCGATGGCGGCCTGGGGCCGGCATCGCTTCTGGCAGTACTACGGCCAGACCGAAGTGCCGCTGTGCCTGGCCGTGCTGCGGCCCGAGGATCACACCGACGACCTGCTCGACGCCTGCGGCCAGCCCGCGATCGACATCGAGATGCGGCTGCTCGACGAGGCCGGCAACGAGGCGCCGCACGGCACGCCTGGCGAGATCGCCGTGCGCGCGCCCTCGGCGGTGACGGGCTACTACAACGCCGCCGGCCTGAACGCCGAGACCTTCACCGCCGACGGCTGGGTGCGCACCCGCGACGTGGGCGTGTTCGACGAGCGCGGCTTCCTGCACCTGAAGGACCGCACCTCCGACATGATCATCAGCGGCGGCTACAACGTGTACCCGCGCGAGGTGGAGAACGCGCTGAGCTCGCACCCGGCGGTGCGCGAGTGCGCGGTGATCGGGCTGCCGCACGAGAAGTGGGTGGAGATCGTCACCGCGGTGGTGGTGCTGCGCGCCGGCCAGCAGGCGAACGAAGCCGAGCTGGTTGCGCACGTGGCAGGGCAACTGGCCTCGTACAAGAAGCCGCAGCGCGTGATCTTCGCGGACGAGATTCCGAAGACCGCCGTGGGCAAGCTCAACCGCAAGCAGCTGCGCGAACGCCATCGCGATTGA
- a CDS encoding crotonase/enoyl-CoA hydratase family protein, with product MAMQYVNCEADRSVFTITLNRPDKRNAVDGAVAAELRAAFERFEADDSLRVAVLTGAGGNFCAGADLTAVGDPDRRNELDLEGGGSGPMGPTRMALSKPLIAAVNGYAVAGGLELALLADLRVADEDAVFGVFCRRWGVPLIDGGTVRLPRIVGMGRALDMILSGRPVGAAEALAMGLANRVTPPGGALAAAQELARQLAAFPQQCMLADRRSAYEQWDMPLAEALRREGAQGVPMVFAEGEAGAARFAGGAGRHGEFKR from the coding sequence ATGGCCATGCAATACGTGAACTGCGAGGCAGACCGCTCGGTCTTCACCATCACGCTGAACCGTCCCGACAAGCGCAATGCCGTCGACGGCGCCGTGGCCGCCGAGCTGCGCGCGGCCTTCGAGCGCTTCGAGGCCGACGATTCGCTGCGCGTGGCGGTGCTGACCGGCGCGGGCGGCAACTTCTGCGCGGGCGCCGACCTCACCGCCGTGGGCGACCCGGACCGGCGCAACGAACTCGACCTGGAAGGTGGCGGCAGCGGCCCGATGGGCCCGACGCGCATGGCGCTGTCGAAGCCGCTGATCGCGGCGGTGAACGGCTACGCGGTGGCCGGCGGGCTCGAACTCGCGCTGCTGGCCGACCTGCGCGTGGCCGACGAAGACGCGGTGTTCGGCGTGTTCTGCCGCCGCTGGGGCGTGCCGCTGATCGACGGCGGCACGGTGCGCCTGCCGCGCATCGTGGGCATGGGCCGGGCGCTCGACATGATTCTTTCCGGCCGCCCGGTGGGCGCGGCCGAGGCGCTGGCGATGGGCCTGGCCAACCGCGTCACGCCGCCCGGCGGCGCACTGGCCGCCGCGCAGGAACTGGCCCGCCAGCTCGCCGCGTTCCCGCAGCAATGCATGCTGGCCGACCGCCGGTCCGCCTACGAGCAGTGGGACATGCCGCTGGCCGAGGCCCTGCGCCGCGAAGGCGCGCAAGGCGTGCCGATGGTCTTCGCCGAGGGCGAGGCCGGGGCCGCGCGCTTTGCCGGCGGCGCCGGCCGCCACGGCGAGTTCAAGCGCTGA
- a CDS encoding PaaX family transcriptional regulator, protein MDKVCNVQVAIPSAPDLILDLLVADGGLLSSQALCRAGALMGIGESTLRVGLTRLAADGKIARGERGSYMLNRDGPALSRAVDDWRHKRAQAIAWRGHWLAVHDSGVARADKTAWRHHKLALSLRGFAALRPGLHIRPDNLAGGLEAERAQLDALGLSPDALVFRLADLDEAAQVAARKLWNVRALEADSRRLQAGLERSEKRLRTQPLEAAVRESLLLGRAVIGHLIRDPLLPAELMSPAPRTALLSATRRYQDKARQLWRKWLALPAA, encoded by the coding sequence ATGGACAAGGTATGTAATGTTCAGGTCGCCATTCCCAGCGCGCCCGACCTGATCCTCGATCTGCTCGTGGCCGATGGCGGCCTGCTGAGTTCGCAGGCGCTGTGCCGCGCGGGCGCGCTCATGGGCATCGGCGAATCGACCCTGCGCGTGGGCCTGACGCGGCTGGCGGCCGACGGCAAGATCGCACGCGGCGAGCGCGGCAGCTACATGCTCAACCGCGACGGGCCGGCGCTGTCGCGCGCGGTCGACGACTGGCGCCACAAGCGGGCGCAGGCCATCGCATGGCGCGGCCACTGGCTGGCGGTGCACGACTCGGGCGTGGCGCGGGCAGACAAGACGGCATGGCGCCATCACAAGCTGGCGCTGTCGCTGCGCGGCTTCGCGGCGCTGCGCCCGGGGCTGCACATCCGGCCCGACAACCTCGCGGGTGGGCTGGAGGCCGAGCGCGCGCAGCTCGATGCGCTGGGCCTGTCGCCCGATGCGCTGGTGTTTCGCCTGGCCGACCTGGACGAGGCGGCGCAGGTCGCGGCGCGCAAGCTCTGGAACGTGCGCGCGCTGGAGGCCGACAGCCGGCGCCTGCAGGCCGGCCTGGAGCGCAGCGAGAAGCGGTTGCGCACCCAGCCGCTGGAGGCGGCGGTGCGCGAGTCGCTGCTGCTGGGCCGCGCCGTCATCGGGCACCTGATCCGCGACCCGCTGCTGCCGGCCGAACTCATGTCGCCGGCCCCGCGCACCGCGCTGCTGTCCGCCACCCGCCGCTACCAGGACAAGGCGCGGCAGCTGTGGCGCAAGTGGCTGGCGCTGCCCGCCGCTTGA
- a CDS encoding feruloyl-CoA synthase — MTDFLHDETLIAPPRTVRIDFDDGSFALRSPVALKPYARCIGEWIERWARETPDALALAERDETGEGWRKLDYRALRQAVGAVAQALLDMNLPAGQPVVILSDNAIDHAVLMLAAMHIGRTACSLSSAYSRMAKDTSRLHGMLQALKPALIYASDAKVYGGSLAGCGVEAATVFSRNADAHPGAVPFERLLAVKETPAVMQAFAAVLPDTHAKYLLTSGSTGKPKVVVNTHRMLCANQQMMAQTWRFLAREAPVLVDWLPWSHTFGGNHNLHMVLCHGGALYIDEGRPAPGLIEKTVRNLREVKPTLLFNVPRGFDMLLPYLEADDALAAEVLSRLRLAFYAAAALAPSTWQRLEAVAKRVRPSRPLWLTTSWGATETSPAITSAHWKLDGAGCIGAPLPGLELKFVPNGEKLEMRVKGVSVFPGYRDAPRETAQAFDEEGYYRIGDAGFLADSAQPAQGVIFNGRVAEDFKLSSGTWVSVGTLRVKLVSMLAPHAQDVVLTGHDRDEIGMLVFPSPQAAALPAEALHERIAGMLRALRDEGAGSSQCPACALVLAEPPSLDAGEITDKGYINQRAVLARRAAEVDRLHARTPGGDAQVVRLD; from the coding sequence ATGACCGATTTCCTCCACGACGAAACCCTGATCGCCCCACCCCGCACGGTACGCATCGACTTCGACGACGGTTCGTTCGCGCTGCGCTCGCCGGTGGCGCTGAAGCCGTATGCGCGCTGCATCGGCGAATGGATCGAACGCTGGGCGCGCGAGACACCCGACGCGCTGGCCCTCGCCGAGCGCGATGAGACCGGCGAAGGCTGGCGCAAGCTCGACTACCGCGCCTTGCGCCAGGCCGTCGGCGCCGTCGCGCAGGCGCTGCTCGACATGAACCTGCCGGCGGGCCAGCCCGTCGTGATCCTCTCGGACAACGCCATCGACCACGCGGTGCTGATGCTCGCGGCCATGCACATCGGGCGCACGGCCTGTTCGCTCTCCAGCGCCTACTCGCGCATGGCGAAAGACACGTCGCGGCTGCACGGCATGCTGCAGGCGCTGAAACCCGCGCTCATCTATGCATCGGACGCCAAGGTCTACGGCGGCTCGCTCGCGGGCTGCGGCGTGGAGGCCGCCACGGTGTTCAGCCGCAATGCCGATGCGCATCCCGGTGCGGTGCCATTCGAACGCTTGCTCGCGGTGAAGGAAACACCCGCCGTCATGCAGGCCTTCGCCGCCGTGCTGCCCGACACGCACGCCAAGTACCTGCTGACCTCCGGCTCCACCGGCAAGCCCAAGGTGGTGGTCAACACGCACCGCATGCTCTGCGCCAACCAGCAGATGATGGCGCAGACCTGGCGCTTCCTCGCGCGGGAGGCCCCGGTGCTGGTCGACTGGCTGCCCTGGAGCCACACCTTCGGCGGCAACCACAACCTGCACATGGTGCTGTGCCACGGCGGCGCGCTCTACATCGACGAAGGCCGGCCCGCGCCGGGGCTGATCGAGAAGACGGTGCGCAACCTGCGCGAGGTGAAGCCGACGCTGCTGTTCAACGTGCCGCGCGGCTTCGACATGCTGCTGCCGTACCTGGAAGCCGACGACGCGCTGGCCGCCGAGGTGCTGTCGCGCCTGCGGCTCGCGTTCTACGCGGCGGCGGCGCTCGCGCCCTCCACCTGGCAGCGGCTCGAGGCGGTGGCGAAGCGCGTGCGCCCGAGCCGGCCGCTGTGGCTCACCACCTCGTGGGGCGCGACGGAGACCTCGCCCGCCATCACCTCCGCGCACTGGAAGCTCGACGGCGCCGGCTGCATCGGCGCGCCGCTGCCGGGGCTGGAGCTGAAATTCGTGCCCAACGGCGAGAAGCTGGAGATGCGCGTCAAGGGCGTCTCGGTGTTCCCCGGCTATCGCGATGCACCGCGCGAGACGGCGCAGGCCTTCGACGAAGAGGGTTACTACCGCATCGGCGACGCGGGCTTCCTCGCCGACTCGGCCCAGCCCGCGCAGGGCGTGATCTTCAACGGCCGGGTGGCGGAAGACTTCAAGCTTTCCAGCGGCACCTGGGTGTCGGTGGGCACGCTGCGCGTGAAGCTGGTGTCGATGCTCGCGCCGCACGCGCAGGACGTGGTGCTCACCGGGCACGACCGCGACGAGATCGGCATGCTGGTGTTTCCGAGCCCCCAGGCGGCAGCGTTGCCGGCCGAAGCCCTGCACGAGCGCATCGCGGGCATGCTGCGCGCGCTGCGCGACGAAGGCGCGGGCTCGTCGCAATGCCCGGCCTGCGCGCTGGTGCTGGCCGAGCCGCCGAGCCTGGACGCGGGCGAGATCACCGACAAGGGCTACATCAACCAGCGCGCCGTGCTGGCGCGCCGCGCCGCCGAGGTGGACCGCCTGCATGCGCGCACGCCCGGCGGCGACGCGCAGGTGGTACGGCTGGACTGA
- a CDS encoding 3-hydroxyacyl-CoA dehydrogenase NAD-binding domain-containing protein has protein sequence MSTSLDVKRVAVVGTGVIGASWVAYFLAHGLDVNAADPSPGAEERLRAAVAQHWPTLERFGLSPGASVDRLRFHDSLEDAVSVADFVQENGPERMDFKIDLFRRMDAAAPPEAILASSSSGLAISGVQSGCAHPQRVVLGHPFNPPHLIPLVEVIGGEQTSAEAIERTMAFYAAIGKRPIHVKREVKGHIANRLQAALWREAFHLVDEGVASVADIDTAIAHGPGLRWAVMGPFMNLHLSGGAGGIEHVLAHLGGPIEDWWKDLGAPSMTAELKQKVKQGVDEELGQRRTADLEAARDTLLLNLIRAKADSGKLE, from the coding sequence ATGAGCACATCCCTGGACGTGAAGCGCGTGGCGGTGGTGGGCACCGGCGTGATCGGTGCGAGCTGGGTCGCGTACTTTCTTGCGCACGGGCTGGACGTGAACGCGGCCGATCCTTCGCCCGGCGCCGAGGAGCGGCTGCGCGCGGCGGTGGCGCAGCACTGGCCCACGCTGGAGCGCTTCGGCCTGTCGCCGGGCGCGTCGGTCGACCGGCTGCGCTTTCACGACAGCCTGGAAGACGCGGTGTCGGTGGCCGACTTCGTGCAGGAGAACGGCCCCGAGCGTATGGATTTCAAGATCGACCTGTTCCGGCGCATGGACGCGGCGGCACCGCCGGAGGCCATCCTCGCCTCGAGTTCGTCGGGCCTGGCGATCAGCGGCGTGCAGTCGGGCTGCGCGCATCCGCAGCGCGTGGTGCTGGGGCATCCGTTCAACCCGCCGCACCTGATTCCGCTGGTGGAGGTGATCGGCGGCGAGCAGACTTCGGCCGAGGCCATCGAACGCACGATGGCGTTCTACGCCGCCATCGGCAAGCGGCCGATCCACGTGAAGCGCGAGGTCAAGGGCCACATCGCGAACCGGCTGCAGGCCGCGCTGTGGCGCGAGGCTTTTCACCTGGTCGATGAAGGCGTGGCGAGCGTGGCCGACATCGACACGGCCATCGCGCACGGCCCCGGCCTGCGCTGGGCGGTGATGGGGCCGTTCATGAACCTGCACCTGTCGGGCGGCGCGGGCGGCATCGAGCATGTGCTGGCGCACCTGGGTGGGCCGATCGAGGACTGGTGGAAGGACCTGGGCGCGCCGTCGATGACTGCGGAGCTCAAGCAGAAGGTGAAGCAAGGCGTCGACGAGGAACTGGGTCAACGCCGCACGGCGGATCTCGAAGCGGCGCGCGACACCCTGCTGTTAAACCTGATTCGCGCGAAGGCTGATAGCGGCAAGCTCGAGTAG
- a CDS encoding ABC transporter substrate-binding protein has translation MNASRTALALALGAAFSAGASAQVSDDVIRIGFISDMSGLYRDYDGPAGAEAIRMAIADMGGAIDGKKIELVTADHQNKPDIAAAKAREWFDVQKVDMLIGGVNSGAAIAMAGVAADKKKPYFVVGSGASSLTNEYCSPYTVHYAYDTVAMARGTASAVVKAGGKSWYFVAADYAFGAALQNDATKTVLASGGTVAGSVKHPLGASDFSSFMLQAQNSKAQVLALANAGGDTVNAIKSAAEFGLGKNMKLAGMIITINDVHALGLKTSQGMYLTDSWYWNQSPESREWSRRFFDKHKRMPSSFHAGDYSAALQYLQAVKAAGSDDADKVMAQLRKTKFNDMFVKGGWLRDDGLMVHDMHLMQVKTPAESKEPWDYYKVVEPIRGEAAWTTKAESRCTRWKST, from the coding sequence ATGAACGCTTCCCGCACTGCTCTGGCCCTGGCGCTGGGCGCCGCCTTCTCGGCGGGCGCCTCGGCCCAGGTGTCCGACGACGTGATCCGCATCGGCTTCATCAGCGACATGTCGGGCCTGTACCGCGACTACGACGGCCCGGCCGGCGCCGAGGCCATCCGCATGGCCATCGCCGACATGGGCGGCGCCATCGACGGCAAGAAGATAGAACTGGTCACGGCCGACCACCAGAACAAGCCCGACATCGCCGCCGCCAAGGCGCGCGAATGGTTCGACGTGCAGAAGGTCGACATGCTGATCGGCGGCGTCAACTCGGGCGCGGCGATCGCCATGGCCGGCGTGGCGGCGGACAAGAAGAAGCCGTACTTCGTGGTGGGCTCGGGCGCATCGAGCCTCACCAACGAGTACTGCTCGCCCTACACGGTGCACTACGCCTACGACACGGTGGCCATGGCGCGGGGCACCGCGAGCGCGGTGGTCAAGGCCGGCGGCAAGAGCTGGTACTTCGTGGCGGCCGACTACGCCTTCGGCGCGGCCTTGCAGAACGACGCGACCAAGACCGTGCTGGCCAGCGGCGGCACGGTGGCCGGCTCGGTCAAGCATCCGCTGGGCGCGAGCGATTTCTCGTCGTTCATGCTGCAGGCGCAGAACTCGAAGGCCCAGGTGCTGGCGCTGGCCAACGCGGGCGGCGACACGGTGAACGCCATCAAGTCGGCGGCGGAGTTCGGCCTGGGCAAGAACATGAAGCTGGCGGGCATGATCATCACCATCAACGACGTGCACGCGCTGGGACTGAAGACCTCGCAGGGCATGTACCTCACCGACAGCTGGTACTGGAACCAGAGCCCCGAGTCGCGCGAGTGGTCGCGCCGCTTCTTCGACAAGCACAAACGCATGCCCTCCTCGTTCCATGCCGGCGACTACTCGGCCGCGCTGCAATACCTGCAGGCGGTGAAGGCCGCCGGCAGCGACGATGCCGACAAGGTGATGGCGCAGCTGCGCAAGACCAAATTCAACGACATGTTCGTCAAGGGCGGCTGGCTGCGCGACGACGGGCTGATGGTGCACGACATGCACCTGATGCAGGTGAAGACCCCGGCCGAGTCGAAGGAGCCGTGGGACTACTACAAGGTGGTCGAGCCGATCCGCGGCGAGGCCGCATGGACGACCAAGGCGGAGAGCCGCTGCACGCGGTGGAAATCGACATGA
- a CDS encoding 3-keto-5-aminohexanoate cleavage protein — MSKRKVIVTIAPTGGMAHKSQNPHLPTQPAEIAADVLRCWNAGASVVAIHARRPDDGATCNADVYRDINSRIRAGGSDIVINNSTGGGVHGDMVKPLAGDRWEIAWEERIKGMDAGAEMCTLDATTLNLSFEGKQILMDTPITRGRELAAGMKARGIKPEWEVFSPTHILQDTTTLIQEGHDDEPYFINLVMNVHRNFQNAMPYSPRFLQMMVDTLPKGSIFCVSGIGPSQLEANVAALLLGGHARVGLEDNLYFRQGELATNVQLTERIVRMIRELDMEVATPAEARQMMGLPRTGTPRPEFALG; from the coding sequence ATGTCGAAGCGCAAAGTGATCGTGACCATCGCCCCCACCGGCGGCATGGCGCACAAATCGCAGAACCCCCACCTCCCCACCCAGCCCGCCGAGATCGCCGCCGACGTGCTGCGCTGCTGGAACGCCGGCGCCAGCGTGGTCGCCATCCATGCGCGCCGCCCGGACGACGGCGCCACCTGCAATGCCGACGTGTACCGCGACATCAACAGTCGCATCCGTGCGGGCGGCAGCGACATCGTCATCAACAACTCCACCGGCGGCGGCGTGCACGGCGACATGGTCAAGCCGCTGGCCGGCGATCGCTGGGAGATCGCGTGGGAAGAGCGCATCAAGGGCATGGACGCCGGCGCCGAGATGTGCACGCTCGACGCCACCACGCTCAACCTGAGCTTCGAGGGCAAGCAGATCCTGATGGACACGCCCATCACCCGCGGGCGCGAGCTGGCCGCCGGCATGAAGGCGCGCGGCATCAAGCCCGAGTGGGAGGTGTTCAGCCCCACGCACATCCTGCAGGACACGACCACGCTGATCCAGGAAGGCCACGACGACGAGCCCTACTTCATCAACCTGGTGATGAACGTGCACCGCAACTTCCAGAACGCGATGCCGTATTCGCCGCGCTTCCTGCAGATGATGGTCGACACCCTGCCCAAGGGCAGCATCTTCTGCGTGAGCGGCATCGGCCCGTCGCAGCTCGAAGCCAACGTGGCGGCGCTGCTGCTGGGCGGCCATGCGCGCGTGGGCCTGGAAGACAACCTCTACTTCCGCCAGGGCGAGCTGGCCACCAACGTGCAGCTCACCGAGCGCATCGTGCGGATGATCCGCGAGCTCGACATGGAAGTGGCCACGCCGGCCGAGGCGCGGCAGATGATGGGCCTGCCGCGCACGGGCACGCCGCGGCCCGAGTTCGCATTGGGCTGA
- a CDS encoding DUF1090 domain-containing protein, whose amino-acid sequence MKFLPLVLATAAALMTSGLAMAQPGPSATCAAKRDAISRDIEAAKADNQTHRVRGLEKALAEVRRNCSDAKLAAEHQQRVRSQERKVAQRERELQEARRKGDADKVARREDKLREAQAELQRIKDLP is encoded by the coding sequence ATGAAATTCCTGCCTCTCGTCCTGGCGACCGCCGCCGCACTGATGACATCGGGCCTGGCGATGGCGCAGCCGGGGCCCAGCGCCACCTGCGCGGCCAAGCGCGACGCCATTTCGCGCGACATCGAAGCAGCCAAGGCCGACAACCAGACCCACCGCGTTCGCGGCCTCGAAAAGGCGCTGGCCGAAGTGCGCCGCAACTGCAGCGACGCCAAGCTGGCCGCCGAGCACCAGCAACGCGTGCGCAGCCAGGAGCGCAAGGTGGCGCAGCGCGAACGCGAGCTGCAGGAAGCCCGGCGCAAGGGCGATGCCGACAAGGTCGCGCGGCGCGAAGACAAGCTGCGCGAAGCGCAGGCGGAACTGCAGCGCATCAAGGACCTGCCGTAA
- a CDS encoding Crp/Fnr family transcriptional regulator, with the protein MPTTKQSLQHASLTIPQLLQGSAWFPLLDVAAGERVLDEMREVEVAAGAALCRRGDTPAHWYGTLEGLLKWSITSSDGRSVTLGGLSVGSWFGEGTLLRALPRSADIIALRPSRVAQLPLETFEWLHRTQRGFDHFLLQQINERLHWFMGSYAAHRLLDADSQVARALAGLFHPWLHPGSEPHLQTSQEEIANLSGVSRQRCNAALNRLKEAGFLRIEYGGITVIDLEGLRRFISE; encoded by the coding sequence ATGCCCACGACCAAGCAATCCCTTCAGCACGCGTCGCTGACCATCCCGCAACTGCTGCAGGGCTCGGCCTGGTTTCCGCTGCTGGACGTGGCCGCGGGCGAGCGCGTGCTCGACGAGATGCGCGAGGTCGAGGTCGCGGCCGGCGCCGCGCTGTGCCGGCGCGGCGACACGCCGGCGCACTGGTACGGCACGCTCGAAGGGCTGCTCAAGTGGTCGATCACCTCGAGCGACGGGCGCTCGGTGACGCTGGGCGGGCTGTCGGTGGGCAGCTGGTTCGGCGAGGGCACGCTGCTGCGCGCGCTGCCGCGCTCGGCCGACATCATCGCGCTGCGGCCCAGCCGCGTGGCGCAGCTGCCGCTGGAGACCTTCGAGTGGCTGCATCGCACGCAGCGCGGCTTCGACCACTTTCTGCTGCAGCAGATCAACGAGCGGCTGCACTGGTTCATGGGCAGCTACGCGGCGCACCGCCTGCTCGACGCCGACAGCCAGGTGGCGCGCGCGCTGGCGGGGCTGTTCCACCCGTGGCTGCATCCGGGCAGCGAGCCGCACCTGCAGACCTCGCAGGAGGAGATCGCGAACCTGTCGGGCGTGTCGCGCCAGCGCTGCAACGCGGCGCTGAACCGGCTGAAGGAAGCGGGCTTTCTTCGCATCGAGTACGGCGGGATCACCGTGATCGATCTGGAAGGGTTGCGCCGCTTCATCAGCGAATGA